In one window of Camelina sativa cultivar DH55 chromosome 15, Cs, whole genome shotgun sequence DNA:
- the LOC104748822 gene encoding zinc finger BED domain-containing protein RICESLEEPER 2-like, which produces MTKFKKAMKNIGDDALILKGKYMHLRCATHILNLVVREGLQEVDNSVARIRNGIQYVRATTNRLKTFDLRLEAVKIKRGSVPLDVKTRWNSTYLMLDQALKFRLAFERMEAEDKVYNDYFLEKVDGTKRIGPPMPSDFDEVERLVSTLVIFYKSTLVLSASNTVASHKLYNEIVSVTKNLSELTTSTNPEDPLKKKALSMLTKLAKYWDPFGDQVEMNRLVIVASVFDPRKKTKFAEQCFDALYGKGSMESVHLLADLNSILKDLYDEYSRNSLLNKTGSSSQSHGSSSHSQTREQVTPDFCQKADIVDMENVFDEMLMEKVIYSSSNELEIYLKDNVEKPSILKGTKYDLLSWWKVNSGKYPILSLIAKDILAMQVSSVASESAFSTSGRILEPYRSCLTHKMIEVLICTEQWLKAEIYINEKGVSTVEHLLSEVEHDDELLRGVVRVSVRVFVEFGILRPVKFLDKEVPRVTYMFLKT; this is translated from the coding sequence ATGACTAAATTTAAGAAAGCTATGAAGAACATTGGAGATGATGCATTGATATTGAAAGGTAAGTATATGCATTTGAGGTGTGCTACGCACATATTGAATTTGGTTGTGAGAGAAGGTTTACAAGAGGTCGACAATAGTGTGGCTAGAATTCGAAATGGTATTCAGTATGTGAGAGCTACAACAAACAGACTCAAAACATTTGATTTGCGACTTGAGGCAGTGAAGATTAAAAGGGGAAGTGTACCTTTGGATGTGAAAACAAGATGGAACTCGACTTACCTCATGTTAGATCAAGCTTTGAAGTTTAGGTTGGCATTTGAGAGGATGGAGGCTGAAGATAAAGTGTATAACGATTACTTTCTAGAAAAGGTGGATGGAACGAAAAGGATTGGACCACCAATGCCATCTGATTTTGATGAAGTTGAGAGGTTGGTTTCTACTCTTGTCATATTTTATAAGTCCACATTGGTTCTTTCTGCTTCAAATACGGTTGCCTCTCATAAACTCTACAATGAGATAGTTTCTGTTACTAAGAACCTGAGTGAGTTAACTACAAGTACAAATCCTGAAGACCCTTTGAAAAAGAAAGCTTTGTCTATGTTAACAAAGTTGGCAAAGTATTGGGATCCATTTGGAGATCAAGTTGAAATGAATAGGCTGGTGATAGTAGCAAGTGtttttgatcctagaaagaaaacaaaatttgctGAGCAGTGTTTCGATGCTTTGTATGGGAAAGGCAGTATGGAGTCTGTGCATCTTTTAGCTGATTTGAATAGTATCTTGAAGGACTTGTATGATGAGTATAGTAGAAACAGTTTACTAAACAAGACTGGTTCATCTTCTCAGTCACATGGATCATCTTCCCATTCGCAGACCCGAGAGCAAGTTACACCGGATTTTTGTCAGAAAGCAGATATTGTTGACATGGAAAACGTATTTGATGAGATGCTGATGGAAAAGGTAATTTACAGCTCCTCTAATGAGTTGGAAATTTACTTGAAAGATAATGTGGAGAAACCAAGTATTCTTAAAGGTACAAAATATGATTTGTTATCTTGGTGGAAGGTTAACAGTGGGAAGTATCCGATTTTGTCTCTAATTGCTAAGGACATACTTGCAATGCAAGTGTCTTCAGTAGCCTCTGAATCTGCGTTTAGCACTAGTGGTAGAATTTTAGAACCGTATAGGAGCTGTTTAACACACAAAATGATAGAAGTGTTGATCTGCACCGAGCAATGGCTAAAAGCTGAAATTTATATCAATGAAAAAGGAGTCTCCACAGTAGAACATTTGCTTTCGGAAGTTGAGCATGATGATGAACTTTTGAGag